The Streptomyces cathayae DNA segment GCAACCTGGACGCCCAACTCCGGGAAACAGTAGGCAACTTCTCGCAGACCGAAGGCCTGGTCGTGAAGGTCGACGAGAAGCACGGCGCGAAGAGCGAACAGCTCGCCCGCGCCCTCTCCCGGGACACTGGCAAGATCGTCACCGTCACGTTGCACTCATTCCCCGCCCTGCTCGACTACGTCAAGCGCAACCCGACCGAGATCAAGGGCAGTCGCTTCGCGATCGTCGTCGACGAGGCGCACTCCTCACAGTCCGGCGACGCCGCCACCGCCGTGAAGTCCGCCCTGCGGGACCTCGGTCTGGACGCCGACACGGACGACGAGGGCGCGACCACGCTCACCGTGGACGCCAAGCTGAAGGCGAAGGCGGTGGAGCGCTCGCAGGCCGCAAACCTCTCCTACTTCGCCTTCACCGCCACCCCGAAGGCGAAGACCCTCGAACTCTTCGGCACGGAGGGCACGGAGAACGGCGAGTCCGTCTACCGCCCCTTCCACACGTACTCCATGCGCCAGGCCATCGAGGAAGGCTTCATCCTCGACCCGTTGCGCAACTACGTCACGTACAACACCTACTGGAAGCTCGCGAACCTGAACCGCGACGAGAAGGAGGTCGACCCCTCCAAGGCGAACAGCCTGCTCGCCCGGTTCGCGCTCATGCACGAGCACACGGTCTCGCAGCACGCGCAGGTGATCGTGGAGCACTTCGTCGCCCACACCCGCGGCCGGCTCGGCGGACGGGCCAAGTCGATGGTGGTCACCGCCTCCCGGCACTCCGCCGTGCAGATGGCCCGCGCCATCTGGAGTTACATCAAGGACCGCGAGTACGACACCAAGTACCCGGACCTCGGCGTGCTCGTCGCCTTCTCCGGCTCCCTCACCGTCAACGGTGAGGAGACCACCGAGAGCAAGGAGAACGGCGGGCTGTCCGAGAGCGGGCTGCCGAAGGCGTTCGCATACACCCGCGCCGACGACAAGGCCGCGAAGGCCGGCGGCAAGGGGCAGCAGGAGTACCGGATCCTGGTCGTCGCCGAGAAGTACCAGACCGGCTTCGACCAGCCGCTCCTCACCACCATGTACGTCAACAAGACGCTGACCGGCATCGCCGCCGTGCAGACCCTTTCCCGCCTCAACCGCACCGCCGACCGCAAGGCGCAGGCCGACCTCGCCGTCCTGGACTTCGTCAACGAGGCCGAGGACATCCAGGAGGCGTTCCGCCCGTACTTCGAGGAGGCGCACACCCTTCCCTCCGACCCGAACCTCCTCTACACGGCCCAGAGCCGGGTCATGTCCGCGCCGATCATCTCGGAGCAGGACATGGACGAGTTCGCCCAGGCCTACTTCGAGGCGAAGGAGAAGGCGGGCGGCTCCCAGGCCAAGTGGGAGAAGCTGCACGCCGAGTTGTACCGGCTCCTCTCCCCCGCCGTCACACGCTTCACCGTACTGATGGACAGCGAGGAGGACGACGACGTCGAGACGGCGGAGGAGTTCCGCGCCCATCTCAACGACTACGTCCGCAAGTACGGCTTCCTCGCGCAGATCGTGCCGTACCACGACCCCGAGTTGGAGCGGCTGCACCTCTACGGCCGCTACCTCCTCAACCGTCTCCCCCGCCGGGCCGACGGCGGCGTCGACATAGGCGAGGTGGACCTGAGCCACCTGCGCGTCGAGAAGACCGGCGAGCACGACGTGGCCCTCACGCCCGAGGGTGCCGCCGAA contains these protein-coding regions:
- a CDS encoding type I restriction endonuclease subunit R, with protein sequence MSPVHDESSFGAAIVAALCERGWRETSPNDYQADLALDTNELFTFIGATQPDEWDDLLTVYGGNPNEAQRGFAQRLDRAIADDGLLHVLRNGVKDRGVRLRVAYFKPNLISAPSVLNGYRANRLTVVRELPYATKQADWGHRLDLTLFLNGIPVATAELKNPLTGQGVDQAKEQYRIDRDPTELIFTRRVIANFAVDPDLVFVTTQLRGKSTQFLPFNTGSNGPGQPGGAGNPAPTAHGTYATSYLWEHVWQRDNWLDLLQRFVHQQKRKTPGGGTTKSTIFPRFHQWDVVKKLTAHAATHGAGQNYLVMASAGSGKSNTIGWLTHRLSDLHADTDPRVLDTEALADGRITPGEPVFDKVIVITDRRNLDAQLRETVGNFSQTEGLVVKVDEKHGAKSEQLARALSRDTGKIVTVTLHSFPALLDYVKRNPTEIKGSRFAIVVDEAHSSQSGDAATAVKSALRDLGLDADTDDEGATTLTVDAKLKAKAVERSQAANLSYFAFTATPKAKTLELFGTEGTENGESVYRPFHTYSMRQAIEEGFILDPLRNYVTYNTYWKLANLNRDEKEVDPSKANSLLARFALMHEHTVSQHAQVIVEHFVAHTRGRLGGRAKSMVVTASRHSAVQMARAIWSYIKDREYDTKYPDLGVLVAFSGSLTVNGEETTESKENGGLSESGLPKAFAYTRADDKAAKAGGKGQQEYRILVVAEKYQTGFDQPLLTTMYVNKTLTGIAAVQTLSRLNRTADRKAQADLAVLDFVNEAEDIQEAFRPYFEEAHTLPSDPNLLYTAQSRVMSAPIISEQDMDEFAQAYFEAKEKAGGSQAKWEKLHAELYRLLSPAVTRFTVLMDSEEDDDVETAEEFRAHLNDYVRKYGFLAQIVPYHDPELERLHLYGRYLLNRLPRRADGGVDIGEVDLSHLRVEKTGEHDVALTPEGAAELKGFGDGVGGAKGDEKSLLSELIDKFNAKFGTDFTETDLLPVINLTSEDPKVRAAACVNDEANFGIVFDKKFEENMMDHVSTIDTLGKRYFGVDREFKSNLDRSARRAAWRMIRSEEGLDDF